The following is a genomic window from Zerene cesonia ecotype Mississippi chromosome 13, Zerene_cesonia_1.1, whole genome shotgun sequence.
AAATGGTCACACCAATCGTTTGAAAAACGGAATTATtgtagaataaaacaaatgtaaatagtttttgagatcattatttgaaaataaatacaaatcgtGATAAAGTTTCGTTCGCATACAGATAACTTTATCTATTACCCTTCTGATACTCTTATAAAATACGACTTTCTAACCAACCACACTTAAATTAAACCAGTCATTCAGGCGTTACCGTGCAATACCATTTTGCGTTGAAACCTATCGAGAAACTGTTGCTTTTGTAATCGAGTTCGATATGCTAGCGACTAGTCGCTCGTCCCGGTTTTGCCCAGCTTGAACCATGATATGTAACCTCTGCTACTTGGTAATCAACTAGTATTCTAATGATGAAATGAGTTTTTTAATCCGTCgagcagtttttgagtttcATTATAGTTTACATATCCACCGATTCAAAGTTAGACAATTTTATAGTCAGAGAAGCAGAAACTGAggcatataaattgatatatttgattGATATAGGATAATGACATTGAaaatgaagtaaaaaatattgtgttagCTATAGATGAATCATTTCAGTAGAACTAATCAGCTTGaactcaaaaataaatgttttgatggaaattaaaactaatcgggaatgtgatttttatatacatttgaattatattgtcTTTTTTCCGTAAAATGTCGTaaacatgtataaatttatacacaaaTGTGATCGAAACAGTAATCGTAActtcttttattattcttatgtaaatgattcttcatattttaataattttcaacaaaaaataaaccgctttcaaattgtcagaactagatcagattaaatgggaccacacgaaaggcaccagctttaaataaaaaaaaatcatcaaaatcggttcaaccaaaaaaaaatacaaaggtATTGGGAACCTCCTCCTTATTTGAATTCGGTTAAAAAAATTCCCACTCCTATACTGATACACGagaaatctatatatattgtagTAACATAACcacttttatttcaacactTAATATTGGGGCTCTTGAGGAGGATCAGATAATATAGACAGCATTTCATAAGAAGGAGCTTTTTATACGACGCACGTAATGTTCAAAAAGTGTTgacattttatactttttcaaACCCTATTTGTACAGTGTAagcattatatacattatatcagTTATTCTGTTATCTGAAGCCTTATTAGTTAGTCATAATATTAGTCTTAGAATTGGgctaatatgttataaatgatatttttccaATATCGACGGATACGAAAATTgttccatttaaaaatattatcacaaaaaTGAGTATTCATGATTCAACAAACGGCAAACCCACAAAAGTTATCAATCTCTTGTATATTTAAGCAAGAAcctgtgaaaataatttcgctcgatcactataatatatttccatGTAAGAACAGAAAGCAAGCAGCCACGTTTTTATAGATGTATGTTCGTTTAATAAAACGATTCGAGAACAAATCTTGTATCTTGTGTGTCAAGTCGCACGCTTTCAAGGTCAATAGAAACTGGAGCAAAATATCGACTTACGGCCACTTGTATTGGTGacgttgtaaataatttttatgcgcttattagaaatatttaaagtaaataaaacatgaaatagAGAAGAGATGTGGGAAAAGGCATGTAGACCTATTTCAGTAGATAATAATGTGACTGTTTAATCAtaggatatataatatgaaaatggaTATTTTTACATAGTCTTCAATGCATATAGTACTTACATGAAAACCTACAGATTTGTGGAAAAGTTATgcttttcgttttaattttgtctGTATTCGGTGACTAAATATCATCGCCTTGCATCGATTTCTTAAATGAAACGTAGTAATACTGAATgttgcaaaataattttttaagaaatctataaatatccaaaaatataataataatttgtttaaactctacaatacacaatacattttgaataaattttattttaatatgtagaaCTGTTATTGTTCTCTAATTCATCCAgctccaattttttttaattgaaccgtaattcatgtatttaaaaacatacatacatatacaaaaataaaaatatataaaaataactacaatttaatgtataaaaattaataataaaagtatcttACACTTTCTGCGGTTATGGCGCTATCACTCAATGTTATACTCAAAAAGCATAAACAACACAATAGAACACTTATGTGACGAACCATTTTTCACTGgcacaatattttaatctgtttcactattttatttttaaatactatgttcgatttttaaaaccaACGTGAGAAGGCGCGCAACAGATGACAGATCACAGTATGGAACTCACGTTGTGAATGTAATGATTTTTGAAAGGCCCGCGTAGGAGGGTTTCGCGCCTATTTCGTTAAGCCGATACGTTCCGTTTCGCaatgtgatgtttttattttcgttgatttttcatagaattatatacatacattttttttatttttgatacaacTAATATCTAATGCTAGtatttacagttttattttataacaataataaataacaatttttcaagTGACAAATCCGCATACAACTTGAATTGCTTCTCATAATGTGTCTCATATCGCAGAGATCTACCCTTTTATTTACCACTCATAACTAATTAGGTACATAATTAGATACCGAGTAGAAAGTTGTTAGACAGAAAGTATGTTTGAAACGTCGTCATATTTTATCCTGGTCATAAATAATAGCAAAGTTTTAGATCGGTGTCTCATTAAGCAATCTGCTTAAATTCCAAAACACTATTCCATGCAACAACTctaattcaattttgtttttcaactgTGAACATGAgtcaattatgatattaaaaagcaTAGTGCGTCTATTGTAACCTCATAAAGCCCAAATTGGCACGACAGATACTAAGACATTacaaaaagtacattttaagataatatcGTAATAGCGCTAACTAGGGCACAAAACACTATGAAACCTAATGTTTCCTTTTGTGAAACATAGTTTTGCAAAAGAGGAAAATAAACCGGTTGATAATCTCACGATAAGATGTAAGCTAGGTCTTTAGTaatgcatatattatgttatctgtggtaacgTTTTACttgaaactaaaattattgttagtaaaatttaagtaaCTCGATTGTAGACATGgattatttatctaatagCCTTTTATTGTCTGaatcatcaacatcatcaaGTAAGACgatacttattttttgttaaaatagcCAAGGAGACAACCATATACGTCAGGAGTTGAagattcaattattaaaaccgATTGTATTTCTCAAATACGTTTAATAGTCTTAATcttaaataacattgtaattataaaatatgtatgtacaacaaaatatacaacgaAATTCCAATACGAAATTttgttaaactttatttttattttcatataataatgcaAGTGaagagtgtttttttttttgcatacatttttgtctatttttttagTACGGTTTAAATCGATTTGATACAATAAGTATTTCCCACAACATAATTGGGGCCCAAACGAACAAATCCAAACctctaaatgtttttatatctaagctgttcaaatgtttttctcgctacgttataatatttgcattttgaaCATCcctaatagtaaataaatataagttaagcTTGAACTTTATATTCACCCGTGAAGACCGACCATCACTTAGTTTTATCAGCATCTTTACTCTTATCCGCATCTTTGCTTTTATCtgcatctttatttttatctgtgtcTTTAGATTTgtctacatttttattattatctgtagtttttgagtgaTCTGCTGCCTTATCTTTGCCAAGATCTGGGGAAATTCTACGCAAACTCATGGACCGATCCCTGTGTCTGTCCATACGTATCAGCGATTTACTGACACCACTGGCTACATTCCGTAGGTACATTTCAGATTTTATTCGCCGCTGGGAGGTGAGCGTTGGTCGCAGGTCTTTGTAATACTCCTCTATTTCTTGAAGTGTGAGACCCTTTGTTTCAGGAAGGTACAGGTAGAGGTAGAGGCAGCCTGTcagtttttgtaaatatttagtgtGAAGAGTATAATAATACGACCACAGTCTAAAATTAATGtagttataaatgttatagaGTAAAGTACTCAGCTTCACAAACATTCGTCAATTAGGGAATagccattttaatttatggatattttaaaGTAGTTATCATTTAAGTCTATAACATTCATAACGATCACCTTAAAAAATAAGGGTATTAACTCAATTGAAccttcactttttttattacataaataattcaatactaCCTAATAAAGAACTAATTCCAAATCCCATAATAGTAGCGGCGTGACCGAACGCGTCGCGCACATACGGAAAACTTTTGTTGGCGCTAAACATGAGAAAATTCAGTATTGCTATCGAGATTCCACCCAAAATACCGCGAATCTgaaacacaataattaattataacgtaAACCCGACTTTATCGTAATAAAATGACACGTTGTCTTAATTTATAGACaccaaaaaacattttaaaattgaaagcaaaaatatttaatgtatctaaactaataatataaatatccgTAAGCCTTATGCCATCAATCATCTTTTCAAAAAGCACAAAATAATATCGAAAATGATTTTAACTTAAGTGGTCAATAAATAGACCCGTAAAGAAAACGAAGGAaaacagaaacaaaaacacaacttCAATCAAGTCTAACCTGCAAAGGATACAATTCAAACATAACAAGTACTGGTAGTGGATAGTGTCCCAGCGACGCGAATGTAATGTAGGCCACATAACACATCTGCGGGTATACGCTGGGATAGtccatgtatattataattaaacttaagATAATAGCAGAAACACCGACACCGAAACCTGGCggagataaaattattaaaacacatcTTAACTCGTGCGAAGCCATGGGTAAATGCTAGTATAggtaaattgtatataaaagcaAGTCAATGTAAGAAAGGGGGCGACAGGAAGATACTTAATTCTGAGATACACCGAATATTACTTACTACATTCAACGAATATTAATAGACAGTTATTAAATGGCTAATGTCAGAGCTAATGCTAACCAGAAGTAAGCGCTAAAGGTCTTCTTCCAACTCTAAGGATGAGAGCCGATGTGAGTATTCCTGCCAGAAGTCTTGTAATGCCCAACATGACATTCGCCACGTGGGGGTCCACACTCGACTTTGAATgctaattgaaaaataataaaaatgaattattgatattacGATTAGTCGTTATTTGATTAGATTGGTgcaaaaaactataaataaaacctgATTAACTTTTGGAAATTAGTTTATtggaatgtttattattactaccTCCAAAATATCAACAGCCCACATCGTTACTATAGTAACTCCAGACACCTGAGTAATCAACAGATACATTATCATCAAAAAGAACGGCTTGCAGGAAGATTTCATAAACATTGCAGCTATCTGCTCTCTTAATGTCagtctaaaaataaacattttttgttatgcAAAATTcggaaaaaatacaaaaagttaaaaaaatgtcagtaaatttattctttgaaaattaaatgcataattttCCGCTCACTttcgtatattattatcaattttaaaatccaGCATCTCATCCATTTCTGCATCGATATTGTGCCTCTTTGATCGAAACTTTTTGAGTGATTCCTCTGCGTCTTCTATTGAGGATTTTTGCAGTAAGTAATACGGTGTCTCAGGCagaaaaatgttacaaatcaCGAGCACACATGAATAAATACCGCCAATATAACATAGCATTGTCCAATGTAAGAAAGATCCTAAGCCAGcctgtaaattattatttatattgtcacTACGAAGAAGAGCATAGAATGTTTTCAACTGaattaaaaagagaaatttttaatataaatatatttaattgttccataataacatttttcatattttgttatatactagCCTCTTGCCTCTAGcctacatttttttaaggtgcttaatttcttataatagtTATGCGAGACAAGTCCAACTACCAACCATTAAAATCCGCTCAGCAGTTCTTGTGTGTATTATGAGTggaataaatatcaaatttatcttctaatatataaagcattcCATGCATAAAAATCTGGACAATCATCAATCTTTACGTACCTGAGTCGTAATACCGATCGACATAGCAATATTAGGAAAAGAACCAATCACCCCTCGCATGTTCGGCAGGGAAATCTCCGTCATATACACTCTGGGTACACTCATCACCATTCCAATGCCTATGCCAGTAATTACTCGCCCTAATAATGactttttagttattaatttcttaaccTTAAGatttaaatggaatatttaaaagagCATTCAAAACGAGTATGAAAACGGCTGCGAATtagttttatgataaaaaatactactgttatgtcaaaaaattaattctgtAAAAGGTACCAATTCGCTTGATATCCATCACTACATCACTACACATAAATCAATTGAAAAGTTTGCGATTACCCATGACAATCTGGAAAGCTGTCTGCGCGAAACCAGTATAAAACCAGCCAATACACACTGGTATACCACTGACGATGAGCATAATGCGCCGCCCAAAGTTATCCATGCAATATCCACATAACACACACCCAATAGGAGAAACCAATGTGAGAACACTagctaaaaatgttattttatattttagggttgatagtttaaattttattctgaaATAGGTAGAGACCATATGTATGTGTGAAATTGTATATTGCATTAGAGGGATTAAAGATTGAAATTCGTGCAgattattaagaattatttgaaACGTTTGGAAGGTTAGAGAGCCGGTAATGTGATCATCAATGGTTTGAATGaacgatttataatttaattgaatggttttataaatgtatacctAATACACGTTGAAGGCAagggataaataatattgggTAATGATGGTCAagctatgtataaaatatgtttcgaTAGTATTTTAGCTAGTTCcgtatattaaatgatattgttaaaattaaaaatgactaACCAATCCATGACTCGTCCGCAActgtcaaaaatatttcagaatcGGGCGAGTTTAGTTGCGGTATGGCCACAGCTGAAAAGCCGAACGTAAGTCCTATAGTCACTATGGACAAATTCACCCATATTCCGTATCCGAGCTGGATTAATGAGGTGGCTGTCCAGAAACCTGGATCAGGATATGTGCATTCCAGGGACATTTTAACCCATAGCTCATACTTTTATACAATAGACTGTAATCATCATATGCTTTTTCGATACGCGTCTAAACACTGCACTTTGCCGATTTCCGTGACATTAATGGCAGAATTGTTTATAGACAGAgcattttgttgtttttgattGTCATAGACCAGgttgcatttatattaatttgaatataacactatataagtaagtatatatagtttattaagaCACTTTTCTGAAGAGTTAaatcgcaaaaaaaaaacaaatttatattgtatgaaaatttattcacaacCAAATCTCTTTCTTGTTAAAGAAATGCGGATAAATGAAAGGGTATGTGTGTCTGTTGTTGGCAAATTCCGCCTTAAACATTGGAATTTTCTTCCCTGCGACCCTTGATTTGATGTTCTCGTCAAAAGCAGATAATATTTGCAGTAGAGTGCCCCTGGATATTGAGTCGAACTCGACTCCATCGACATGTCGTATTACACCATGACCTggatttatgaaaaatgtttaatatttgtttcgatttttttttatatattttgggcAATCTGTACTCtacgtttttttaatattgcgaatttcataatatcgctttcttttatattatattataactagctgcacccggcaaacgctgttctgccttactcttatcgtttagtggtatgaaaaatagatgttagccgattctcagacctacccaatatgcttaccaaatttcagaggaatcggtcaagccgtttcggaggagtatagagactaacattgtgacacgagaatattataaataagaaagaagaaagtTGTCAATAACGGTAGATCTATTTTGACATCACAATACCAATATATCGAGATATTATAACTGATTgaggtttttattaaaacagaaaactaataaaaaggACTACATTTAAAGTCTTTCCTTTTTCCGGAAATGTTATATTGCTTTTCAGCAGACTGCAGATGTAATCACTTACGGTATCAGCATAAAggcaaatgaaaaaatttaataaaaatccgtatatcaataaaaatagactTACCTTTGCTTTCAATAAGGTTTGAAATGGAACTACCATGTACGAAGCACGCGCACGTGAAAATGATAAGGTGCAAAACAAACGTTTGTTGCATTGAGAACGATTCAAAACACTAACTGCTATTTAACCATACCTTTACAgtgtcttattttttaaatagcgtaataaaattgctattttcttaattctaGGTGATtctgaaaacccacggagatAAGCAGTAACAAAACCGTAAACCtacagtcgaattaagaaTCTCTTTCGTTTTCAGATGTTTTTGACTCCCGCTGTGACTTCGTTGTCATTAACATTAACAGCTGGT
Proteins encoded in this region:
- the LOC119831330 gene encoding facilitated trehalose transporter Tret1-2 homolog translates to MSLECTYPDPGFWTATSLIQLGYGIWVNLSIVTIGLTFGFSAVAIPQLNSPDSEIFLTVADESWIASVLTLVSPIGCVLCGYCMDNFGRRIMLIVSGIPVCIGWFYTGFAQTAFQIVMGRVITGIGIGMVMSVPRVYMTEISLPNMRGVIGSFPNIAMSIGITTQAGLGSFLHWTMLCYIGGIYSCVLVICNIFLPETPYYLLQKSSIEDAEESLKKFRSKRHNIDAEMDEMLDFKIDNNIRKLTLREQIAAMFMKSSCKPFFLMIMYLLITQVSGVTIVTMWAVDILEHSKSSVDPHVANVMLGITRLLAGILTSALILRVGRRPLALTSGFGVGVSAIILSLIIIYMDYPSVYPQMCYVAYITFASLGHYPLPVLVMFELYPLQIRGILGGISIAILNFLMFSANKSFPYVRDAFGHAATIMGFGISSLLGCLYLYLYLPETKGLTLQEIEEYYKDLRPTLTSQRRIKSEMYLRNVASGVSKSLIRMDRHRDRSMSLRRISPDLGKDKAADHSKTTDNNKNVDKSKDTDKNKDADKSKDADKSKDADKTK